Proteins encoded by one window of Arachis hypogaea cultivar Tifrunner chromosome 1, arahy.Tifrunner.gnm2.J5K5, whole genome shotgun sequence:
- the LOC112804183 gene encoding BTB/POZ and TAZ domain-containing protein 1 produces MSFFGFSIFSIYKAAPLSCSSPLSFLGQNRVSVLYQSALEIQYLPQLTSFETLPIKGKREKFYMVADTIAINYHNDRILPEPDVFIRTSAGTRIPAHSSILASVSPVLENVIDRPRKHRSSERIIQIHGVPCEAVAVFVTFIYTSRCTEEQMDKYGVHLLALSHVYNVPQLKQRCTKGLAQRVTVENVVDLLQLARLCDAPDLEVRCMRLLMRHFKAVENTEGWKFVNNNDPLLELDILRFIDEHETRKEKCRRHREEQRVYFELSEAMDCLEHICTEGCTDVGPCHVDTRKERRNPCSRFDTCHGLQQLIRHFATCQKRMKLGCLRCKRMWQLFRLHAYVCQQTDSCKVPLCRQIQLKMQQEKRKDDSKWKLLAKKVASARVISSLSLPKRKRDEETKVTMDNNGFTSFELH; encoded by the exons ATGTCATTTTTTGGTTTCTCCATCTTTTCTATATATAAGGCCGCTCCATTATCATGTTcatctcccctttcctttctagGCCAAAACAGAGTATCAGTGTTGTATCAATCAGCTCTTGAAATACAATACCTACCACAATTAACCTCCTTCGAAACATTACCAATAAAGGGAAAAAGAGAAAAGTTCTATATGGTTGCCGACACCATAGCCATCAACTACCACAACGACCGGATCTTACCCGAACCGGATGTCTTCATTCGCACCTCCGCCGGAACACGTATTCCTGCCCACTCCAGTATTCTG GCTTCTGTGTCGCCGGTTTTGGAGAACGTCATAGACCGCCCGCGAAAACATCGGAGCTCCGAAAGAATCATCCAGATTCACGGCGTTCCCTGCGAAGCCGTAGCCGTCTTCGTCACCTTCATCTACACCTCCAG GTGCACGGAGGAGCAGATGGACAAGTACGGGGTTCACCTGTTGGCATTGTCGCACGTGTACAACGTGCCGCAGCTGAAGCAGAGGTGCACGAAGGGGCTGGCACAGCGCGTGACGGTGGAGAACGTGGTGGACCTGCTTCAGCTGGCGCGTCTGTGCGACGCGCCGGATCTAGAAGTGAGGTGCATGAGGCTGCTCATGCGGCACTTCAAGGCGGTGGAGAACACCGAAGGGTGGAAGTTCGTTAACAACAACGATCCCTTGCTTGAACTCGATATCCTTCGCTTCATCGACGAACACGAAACG AGGAAAGAGAAATGCCGGAGGCACAGGGAGGAACAGAGAGTGTACTTTGAGCTAAGCGAAGCCATGGACTGCTTGGAACACATATGCACCGAAGGCTGCACCGACGTTGGGCCATGCCACGTGGACACCAGAAAGGAGAGGAGGAACCCCTGCAGCAGATTCGACACGTGTCACGGCCTCCAGCAATTGATTCGCCATTTTGCCACGtgtcagaagaggatgaagctgGGGTGCCTTCGGTGCAAGCGAATGTGGCAGCTCTTCAGGTTACATGCCTACGTTTGCCAGCAAACTGATTCTTGCAAGGTTCCTCTTTGCAg GCAAATTCAATTGAAGATGCaacaagagaagagaaaagacgATTCAAAGTGGAAATTACTAGCAAAGAAGGTAGCCTCAGCCAGAGTCATATCATCTTTGTCTCTTCCAAAGAGAAAGCGTGATGAGGAAACTAAAGTCACCATGGACAATAATGGCTTCACAAGTTTTGAGTTACATTGA